The Apodemus sylvaticus chromosome 5, mApoSyl1.1, whole genome shotgun sequence genome has a segment encoding these proteins:
- the LOC127684091 gene encoding protein B-Myc codes for MPLHVSLANGNRDLDYDSVQPYFMCDDEEEDVHQQPPQPPAPSEDIWKKFELLPTPRPSPGHAGLYSPPCEAVAASFSPRDHEGDSFSIADVPELPGGDAAKQSFVCDPDDETFVKNIILQDCMWNGFSASAKLASKLDPYQAVRKEGTCVSPAADAEPATPPDCTCNT; via the coding sequence ATGCCCCTCCACGTGAGCCTCGCCAACGGCAACCGGGACCTGGACTACGACTCGGTGCAGCCATACTTCATGTGCGACGATGAGGAGGAGGACGTGCACCAGCAGCCGCCGCAGCCGCCAGCGCCCAGCGAGGACATCTGGAAGAAATTCGAGCTGCTGCCCACGCCGCGCCCGTCCCCGGGCCACGCCGGGCTCTACTCGCCCCCCTGCGAAGCGGTCGCCGCGTCTTTCTCCCCCCGGGACCACGAAGGTGATAGCTTCTCCATCGCAGACGTGCCCGAGCTGCCCGGAGGAGACGCGGCGAAGCAGAGCTTCGTCTGCGACCCGGACGACGAGACCTTCGTGAAGAACATCATCCTGCAGGACTGTATGTGGAACGGCTTCTCGGCCTCCGCCAAGCTCGCCTCCAAGCTGGACCCTTACCAGGCTGTGCGCAAAGAAGGCACCTGCGTGAGCCCGGCCGCCGACGCGGAGCCTGCTACGCCTCCAGACTGCACCTGCAACACCTGA